The following coding sequences lie in one Arachis ipaensis cultivar K30076 chromosome B03, Araip1.1, whole genome shotgun sequence genomic window:
- the LOC107631759 gene encoding uncharacterized GPI-anchored protein At4g28100-like — protein MKKRLALVLLLCAVVPCYVISDASTATIPAFPEEENVEGCSLSFSDEHYQGIKNACGSSLDRSRCCPVLAAWLYSAYSSTALKHAAADADADAASSYSYDMPLLPDDSETCVAGLGKALKGRGIQLMQPNDTCDVVYCYCGIRLHPFTCPHQSFHTLQNLNLENRCLTPTAFPPLSSCSNCLHTLYSLKKKASSNSSKASENRTTKIHNKDCELMGLTWLLARNTTAYIHTVSAVLRALMLSADGSDPQSCTLNSEGKPLAVDSSEMSDTSSSAILQAPTLLSLLLVYLITLLGMQHVIVILLYT, from the exons ATGAAGAAGAGACTTGCCCTTGTGTTGTTGCTGTGCGCTGTGGTTCCATGCTATGTGATAAGCGATGCATCAACAGCAACAATACCCGCATTCCCTGAAGAGGAAAACGTTGAGGGGTGCTCTCTGAGTTTCTCCGACGAGCACTACCAAGGGATCAAGAATGCCTGTGGATCCAGCCTGGACCGCAGCAGGTGCTGCCCCGTGTTGGCTGCCTGGCTTTACTCTGCCTACTCCTCAACGGCACTGAAGCATGCTGCTGCTGATGCTGATGCTGATGCTGCTTCATCATATTCATATGATATGCCCTTGTTGCCGGATGACTCGGAAACGTGCGTTGCTGGTTTAGGTAAGGCCCTCAAAGGCAGGGGAATCCAGCTGATGCAACCCAACGACACCTGCGATGTTGTCTACTGCTACTGCGGGATCAGGCTGCACCCCTTCACCTGCCCTCATCAAAGTTTTCACACCCTCCAAAATTTGAACTTGGAGAACCGTTGTCTCACTCCAACTGCTTTCCCGCCTCTTTCTTCATGCTCCAACTGCTTGCATACCCTCTACTCT CTTAAAAAGAAGGCTTCTTCAAATTCAAGCAAAGCATCAGAGAACAGGACCACCAAGATCCACAACAAAGATTGTGAGCTCATGGGGTTGACATGGCTTCTGGCCAGGAACACGACAGCATACATTCACACAGTTTCCGCGGTTCTTCGGGCTTTGATGCTCAGTGCTGACGGATCGGACCCTCAATCCTGCACTCTGAACAGCGAAGGAAAGCCTCTCGCCGTCGATTCTTCCGAGATGTCTGATACTTCCTCATCAGCCATCCTGCAAGCCCCAACCCTCCTTTCTTTGTTACTTGTTTATTTGATAACGCTACTTGGTATGCAGCATGTCATTGTCATTTTATTATACACctaa
- the LOC107631755 gene encoding uncharacterized protein LOC107631755 isoform X1, which translates to MGTVIDSHFLALTAIITIGYQFVFFIITALLKFDKVTDFAGSTNFIIIAVLTLLLKGSWYFRQIILSFFVVLWGLRLGLFLLFRILKWGEDRRFDEMRNNLGKLAIFWTFQAVWVWTVSLPVTVVNASNRNPFIQPQDVIGWILWAVGFILEGTADHQKLRFKQSPENRGKWCNSGLWKYSRHPNYFGEMLLWWGIFVASTPILKGAEWLVIIGPIFLTLLLLFVSGIPMLEDSADKKFGNVDGYRIYKRRTSPLIPLPPPIYGNLPSWFRTTFLFELPLYSRNLPQEGLDWCRTSSGESSNAQKID; encoded by the exons ATGGGAACTGTGATTGACTCTCACTTCTTGGCTCTCACTGCCATCATCACT ATTGGGTATCAGTTTGTGTTTTTCATCATCACTGCCCTCCTCAAATTTGACAAAGTTACTGATTTTGCCG GAAGTACCAATTTCATAATAATTGCTGTGTTGACCCTCCTGCTCAAGGGATCATGGTATTTTCGACAG ATAATCCTCTCTTTCTTTGTTGTATTATGGGGTCTTCGCCTCGGCCTTTTTCTCTTATTCAG GATTCTGAAGTGGGGAGAGGATCGACGCTTTGACGAAATGCGGAATAATTTGGGAAAATTGGCCATATTCTGGACATTTCAG GCTGTGTGGGTGTGGACAGTGAGTTTACCTGTTACAGTGGTTAATGCAAGCAACCGAAATCCTTTCATACAGCCTCAGGATGTGATAGGATGGATTTTGTGGGCTGTGGGTTTTATACTTGAAGGGACAGCGGATCATCAGAAGCTGCGCTTTAAACAGTCTCCAGAAAATAGAGGCAAGTGGTGCAATTCTGGTCTCTGGAAATATTCTCGCCATCCAAACTACTTTGGTGAG ATGTTGCTTTGGTGGGGAATTTTTGTGGCATCCACACCAATACTGAAGGGAGCTGAATGGTTGGTAATCATTGGACCAATATTTCTCActttgttgcttctttttgtcAGTGGCATTCCAATGCTTGAG GATTCAGCAGATAAGAAGTTTGGAAATGTAGATGGATACAGGATATACAAACGGAGGACTAG CCCTTTAATCCCGTTGCCACCACCAATCTATGGAAACTTGCCCTCGTGGTTCAGAACAACTTTCCTCTTTGAATTACCACTCTACAGTCGTAATCTTCCACAAGAAGGACTAGACTG GTGTAGAACAAGCAGCGGGGAAAGCAGCAATGCTCAGAAAATTGACTAG
- the LOC107631755 gene encoding uncharacterized protein LOC107631755 isoform X2: MGTVIDSHFLALTAIITIGYQFVFFIITALLKFDKVTDFAGSTNFIIIAVLTLLLKGSWYFRQIILSFFVVLWGLRLGLFLLFRILKWGEDRRFDEMRNNLGKLAIFWTFQAVWVWTVSLPVTVVNASNRNPFIQPQDVIGWILWAVGFILEGTADHQKLRFKQSPENRGKWCNSGLWKYSRHPNYFGEMLLWWGIFVASTPILKGAEWLVIIGPIFLTLLLLFVSGIPMLEDSADKKFGNVDGYRIYKRRTSPLIPLPPPIYGNLPSWFRTTFLFELPLYSRNLPQEGLD; this comes from the exons ATGGGAACTGTGATTGACTCTCACTTCTTGGCTCTCACTGCCATCATCACT ATTGGGTATCAGTTTGTGTTTTTCATCATCACTGCCCTCCTCAAATTTGACAAAGTTACTGATTTTGCCG GAAGTACCAATTTCATAATAATTGCTGTGTTGACCCTCCTGCTCAAGGGATCATGGTATTTTCGACAG ATAATCCTCTCTTTCTTTGTTGTATTATGGGGTCTTCGCCTCGGCCTTTTTCTCTTATTCAG GATTCTGAAGTGGGGAGAGGATCGACGCTTTGACGAAATGCGGAATAATTTGGGAAAATTGGCCATATTCTGGACATTTCAG GCTGTGTGGGTGTGGACAGTGAGTTTACCTGTTACAGTGGTTAATGCAAGCAACCGAAATCCTTTCATACAGCCTCAGGATGTGATAGGATGGATTTTGTGGGCTGTGGGTTTTATACTTGAAGGGACAGCGGATCATCAGAAGCTGCGCTTTAAACAGTCTCCAGAAAATAGAGGCAAGTGGTGCAATTCTGGTCTCTGGAAATATTCTCGCCATCCAAACTACTTTGGTGAG ATGTTGCTTTGGTGGGGAATTTTTGTGGCATCCACACCAATACTGAAGGGAGCTGAATGGTTGGTAATCATTGGACCAATATTTCTCActttgttgcttctttttgtcAGTGGCATTCCAATGCTTGAG GATTCAGCAGATAAGAAGTTTGGAAATGTAGATGGATACAGGATATACAAACGGAGGACTAG CCCTTTAATCCCGTTGCCACCACCAATCTATGGAAACTTGCCCTCGTGGTTCAGAACAACTTTCCTCTTTGAATTACCACTCTACAGTCGTAATCTTCCACAAGAAGGACTAGACTG A
- the LOC107631758 gene encoding mitogen-activated protein kinase 9 isoform X2 → MGGGGGGTLVEGIRRLFQRRASSAIKGDDRIIIDNNNNNNNNNNNNRSDVLLVRDLRAQLASIPTSNQETELTIDDDFDISGLKPLKVPTQIFFKHSSMDPHKKGSAEAEFFTEYGEASRYQIHEVIGKGSYGVVGSALDTHTGEKVAIKKINDVFEHVSDATRILREIKLLRLLRHPDIVEIKHVMLPPSRREFKDIYVVFELMESDLHQVIKANDDLTPEHHQFFLYQLLRGLKYIHTANVFHRDLKPKNILANADCKLKICDFGLARVSFNDAPSAIFWTDYVATRWYRAPELCGSFFSKYTPAIDIWSIGCIFAEMLNGKPLFPGKNVVHQLDLMTDLLGSPPPESIARIRNEKARRYLSGMRKKQRVPLSQKFPTSDPLALRLLERLLAFDPKDRPTAEEALSDPYFRGLSNVDREPSTQPISKLEFEFERRKLTKDDVRELIYREILEYHPQMLQEYLRGGEQTSFMYPRERVCVPKDEKNKNDERPSGSNLSNPRESDAAGNTNAENGPSKPNNSTRCLLKSASISGSRSYEKPSKEPEEEPIAEVNEDMVDGLTEKVAAINV, encoded by the exons atgggtggtggtggtggtggaacgCTCGTGGAAGGGATTCGACGCTTATTCCAAAGACGTGCTTCTTCAGCTATTAAAGGGGACGATCGTATTATTatcgataataataataataataataacaataataataataataggagcGATGTGTTGTTGGTGAGAGATTTGCGGGCACAATTGGCCTCTATTCCCACTAGCAATCAAGAAACTGAACTCACCATTGACGATGACTTTGATATCTCTGGATTGAAGCCCCTCAAAGTCCCTACCCAGATCTTCTTCAAACACTCTTCCATGGATCCCCACAAAAAG GGTTCTGCAGAAGCTGAGTTTTTCACTGAGTATGGAGAGGCAAGCCGATACCAAATCCACGAAGTCATCGGGAAAGGAAGTTATGGCGTCGTGGGCTCTGCCCTCGACACTCATACTGGGGAAAAAGTTGCAATCAAGAAAATCAATGATGTTTTTGAACATGTATCGGATGCTACAAGAATCTTAAGAGAAATTAAGCTCCTGCGCTTGCTTCGCCATCCTGATATAGTAGAAATTAAACATGTTATGCTTCCTCCTTCCCGTCGAGAGTTCAAGGATATCTACGTCGTCTTTGAGTTGATGGAATCTGACCTTCATCAAGTAATCAAGGCAAACGATGATCTTACACCTGAGCATCACCAATTTTTCTTGTACCAACTTCTTCGAGGCCTCAAATATATACATACAG CAAATGTTTTTCATCGTGACTTAAAGCCCAAAAATATTCTCGCCAATGCTGATTGCAAACTAAAGATATGTGATTTTGGACTTGCTCGAGTTTCTTTTAATGATGCTCCATCAGCTATATTCTGGACT GACTATGTTGCAACTCGGTGGTACCGGGCACCTGAATTATGTGGTTCTTTTTTCTCTAAA TATACCCCCGCAATTGATATCTGGAGCATTGGATGCATATTTGCAGAAATGCTCAATGGAAAGCCATTGTTTCCGGGTAAAAATGTGGTGCACCAATTGGATCTCATGACCGATTTGCTTGGCAGTCCTCCACCTGAGTCCATTGCAAGG ATTCGAAATGAGAAAGCTAGAAGATATCTTAGTGGCATGCGAAAGAAGCAACGAGTTCCGTTATCTCAAAAATTTCCAACTTCAGATCCATTGGCTCTTCGATTACTGGAGCGCTTACTTGCATTTGATCCTAAAGATCGTCCAACAGCTGAAGAG GCTTTATCCGATCCTTATTTTCGAGGATTGTCGAATGTGGATCGTGAGCCATCCACTCAACCCATTTCAAAACTTGAGTTTGAGTTTGAGAGAAGGAAATTGACCAAAGATGATGTTAGAGAGTTGATTTATCGAGAG ATTTTGGAGTATCATCCCCAGATGCTCCAGGAATATCTTCGTGGAGGAGAACAAACCAGCTTCATGTATCCAAG AGAGCGAGTTTGTGTTCCAAaggatgagaaaaacaaaaatgatGAAAGACCCAGCGGTTCAAATTTGTCTAATCCTCGAGAGTCTGATGCTGCTGGAAACACCAATGCAGAAAATGGGCCCTCAAAGCCAAACAACAGCACACGTTGCCTCTTGAAAAGTGCCAGCATTAGCGGTTCAAGGAGTTATGAGAAACCAAGTAAAGAACCAGAG GAGGAACCAATCGCGGAGGTCAATGAGGATATGGTAGATGGATTGACAGAGAAAGTTGCTGCTATAAATGTTTAG
- the LOC107631758 gene encoding mitogen-activated protein kinase 9 isoform X1, with translation MGGGGGGTLVEGIRRLFQRRASSAIKGDDRIIIDNNNNNNNNNNNNRSDVLLVRDLRAQLASIPTSNQETELTIDDDFDISGLKPLKVPTQIFFKHSSMDPHKKGSAEAEFFTEYGEASRYQIHEVIGKGSYGVVGSALDTHTGEKVAIKKINDVFEHVSDATRILREIKLLRLLRHPDIVEIKHVMLPPSRREFKDIYVVFELMESDLHQVIKANDDLTPEHHQFFLYQLLRGLKYIHTANVFHRDLKPKNILANADCKLKICDFGLARVSFNDAPSAIFWTDYVATRWYRAPELCGSFFSKYTPAIDIWSIGCIFAEMLNGKPLFPGKNVVHQLDLMTDLLGSPPPESIARIRNEKARRYLSGMRKKQRVPLSQKFPTSDPLALRLLERLLAFDPKDRPTAEEALSDPYFRGLSNVDREPSTQPISKLEFEFERRKLTKDDVRELIYREILEYHPQMLQEYLRGGEQTSFMYPSGVDRFKRQFAHLEEHYGKGERSTPLQRQHASLPRERVCVPKDEKNKNDERPSGSNLSNPRESDAAGNTNAENGPSKPNNSTRCLLKSASISGSRSYEKPSKEPEEEPIAEVNEDMVDGLTEKVAAINV, from the exons atgggtggtggtggtggtggaacgCTCGTGGAAGGGATTCGACGCTTATTCCAAAGACGTGCTTCTTCAGCTATTAAAGGGGACGATCGTATTATTatcgataataataataataataataacaataataataataataggagcGATGTGTTGTTGGTGAGAGATTTGCGGGCACAATTGGCCTCTATTCCCACTAGCAATCAAGAAACTGAACTCACCATTGACGATGACTTTGATATCTCTGGATTGAAGCCCCTCAAAGTCCCTACCCAGATCTTCTTCAAACACTCTTCCATGGATCCCCACAAAAAG GGTTCTGCAGAAGCTGAGTTTTTCACTGAGTATGGAGAGGCAAGCCGATACCAAATCCACGAAGTCATCGGGAAAGGAAGTTATGGCGTCGTGGGCTCTGCCCTCGACACTCATACTGGGGAAAAAGTTGCAATCAAGAAAATCAATGATGTTTTTGAACATGTATCGGATGCTACAAGAATCTTAAGAGAAATTAAGCTCCTGCGCTTGCTTCGCCATCCTGATATAGTAGAAATTAAACATGTTATGCTTCCTCCTTCCCGTCGAGAGTTCAAGGATATCTACGTCGTCTTTGAGTTGATGGAATCTGACCTTCATCAAGTAATCAAGGCAAACGATGATCTTACACCTGAGCATCACCAATTTTTCTTGTACCAACTTCTTCGAGGCCTCAAATATATACATACAG CAAATGTTTTTCATCGTGACTTAAAGCCCAAAAATATTCTCGCCAATGCTGATTGCAAACTAAAGATATGTGATTTTGGACTTGCTCGAGTTTCTTTTAATGATGCTCCATCAGCTATATTCTGGACT GACTATGTTGCAACTCGGTGGTACCGGGCACCTGAATTATGTGGTTCTTTTTTCTCTAAA TATACCCCCGCAATTGATATCTGGAGCATTGGATGCATATTTGCAGAAATGCTCAATGGAAAGCCATTGTTTCCGGGTAAAAATGTGGTGCACCAATTGGATCTCATGACCGATTTGCTTGGCAGTCCTCCACCTGAGTCCATTGCAAGG ATTCGAAATGAGAAAGCTAGAAGATATCTTAGTGGCATGCGAAAGAAGCAACGAGTTCCGTTATCTCAAAAATTTCCAACTTCAGATCCATTGGCTCTTCGATTACTGGAGCGCTTACTTGCATTTGATCCTAAAGATCGTCCAACAGCTGAAGAG GCTTTATCCGATCCTTATTTTCGAGGATTGTCGAATGTGGATCGTGAGCCATCCACTCAACCCATTTCAAAACTTGAGTTTGAGTTTGAGAGAAGGAAATTGACCAAAGATGATGTTAGAGAGTTGATTTATCGAGAG ATTTTGGAGTATCATCCCCAGATGCTCCAGGAATATCTTCGTGGAGGAGAACAAACCAGCTTCATGTATCCAAG TGGGGTTGATCGGTTCAAGCGACAGTTTGCACATCTTGAGGAACATTATGGCAAGGGTGAGCGAAGCACTCCTTTGCAGAGACAGCATGCCTCCTTACCCAG AGAGCGAGTTTGTGTTCCAAaggatgagaaaaacaaaaatgatGAAAGACCCAGCGGTTCAAATTTGTCTAATCCTCGAGAGTCTGATGCTGCTGGAAACACCAATGCAGAAAATGGGCCCTCAAAGCCAAACAACAGCACACGTTGCCTCTTGAAAAGTGCCAGCATTAGCGGTTCAAGGAGTTATGAGAAACCAAGTAAAGAACCAGAG GAGGAACCAATCGCGGAGGTCAATGAGGATATGGTAGATGGATTGACAGAGAAAGTTGCTGCTATAAATGTTTAG
- the LOC107631757 gene encoding peptidyl-prolyl cis-trans isomerase FKBP17-2, chloroplastic: MATFFNFPPVFSALPSRTHHHIHSSQTPPPPPPPQPSSTTGNDNQEILQVSTKSQQQKPIKPTKIESTDWIATSLTRRFGLGAGLAWVGFLAFGVISEQIKTRFEVSQQQANTRTVDKEQEVLLPNGIRYTELKVGGGASPKPGDLVVIDIVGRVEGSGQVFVDTREKKPLALVMGSRPYSKGVCEGIEYVLRTMKAGGKRRVIVPPSLGFGESGADFGTTEIPPLATLDYIVEVERVSIAPA; encoded by the exons ATGGCTACCTTCTTTAACTTCCCACCGGTCTTCTCTGCCCTCCCCTCCAGAACTCATCAccatatccactcatcacaaacACCACCGCCACCTCCACCACCTCAGCCCTCCAGCACAACTGGTAATGACAACCAGGAAATACTGCAAGTCTCTACCAAATCACAACAGCAGAAGCCTATCAAACCCACTAAGATTGAATCCACAGATTGGATAGCCACTTCCCTCACAAGACGATTTGGTCTCGGAGCTGGCCTTGCTTGGGTTGGCTTTCTTGCTTTTGGGGTCATCTCTGAACAGATTAAGACTCGCTTTGAGGTTTCTCAGCAGCAGGCCAACACAAGGACCGTTGACAAAGAACAAGAGGTGCTCCTCCCCAATGGCATAAG GTACACAGAATTGAAAGTTGGAGGTGGAGCTTCACCAAAACCAGGGGATCTAGTTGTGATTGACATAGTTGGAAGAGTGGAAGGCAGTGGACAAGTGTTTGTGGACACAAGAGAGAAGAAGCCACTGGCACTGGTGATGGGGTCAAGGCCATATAGCAAGGGAGTGTGTGAAGGCATAGAATATGTGCTAAGAACAATGAAGGCAGGTGGTAAGAGGAGAGTGATCGTGCCTCCTTCACTAGGGTTTGGAGAAAGTGGTGCTGATTTTGGCACTACTGAGATACCTCCACTTGCAACACTTGATTACATTGTTGAAGTTGAAAGAGTCTCCATTGCACCTGCTTAA